A single region of the Parasphingorhabdus litoris DSM 22379 genome encodes:
- a CDS encoding TetR/AcrR family transcriptional regulator yields the protein MATEYSDHVESADKQPRTARGLKTKRKLLDAAALEFGEKGFHEASITGITQRAGTALGSFYTYFDSKDELFSALVKDMSARVKSHAASAMTKWQDALEREKLALESFMNFAREHKEIYRIIDEAEFVDPDSYRAHYEATAARILERLKEGAKLGDLRNDLEEAHAWAIMGMNVFLGLRYGIWSEEKSSAEIADIAKDILARGISAK from the coding sequence ATGGCCACAGAATATTCCGATCATGTCGAATCAGCAGACAAGCAACCGCGCACCGCGCGCGGTCTGAAAACCAAACGAAAATTGCTTGATGCGGCGGCATTGGAATTTGGGGAAAAGGGTTTTCATGAAGCCTCGATCACCGGCATTACCCAAAGGGCCGGAACCGCGCTGGGCAGCTTCTATACCTATTTCGATTCGAAGGATGAATTGTTTAGCGCACTGGTCAAGGATATGAGCGCGCGCGTCAAAAGCCATGCTGCCAGCGCGATGACCAAATGGCAGGATGCGCTGGAACGGGAAAAGCTGGCGCTGGAATCATTCATGAATTTCGCGCGCGAGCATAAGGAGATTTACCGGATCATCGATGAAGCCGAATTTGTCGATCCGGACAGCTACCGCGCGCATTATGAAGCCACCGCCGCGCGCATATTGGAACGGCTGAAAGAAGGCGCAAAGCTAGGCGATCTCCGCAATGATCTTGAAGAGGCCCATGCCTGGGCGATCATGGGTATGAATGTCTTCCTGGGCCTGAGATACGGCATCTGGTCGGAAGAGAAATCATCCGCCGAAATTGCCGACATCGCGAAGGATATTCTGGCGCGCGGCATTTCAGCGAAATAG
- a CDS encoding LysR family transcriptional regulator — translation MSRSLDRLTLLETFIRIAERGSISAAARDLGLSQASASRQLSDLEDRLGVQLITRTTHSLALTSAGKACLEKARDHLTSWSLLVETFANEAHVMQGSLRVVAPVALGQKLLADTAASFQASFPDVRIDWILEDENIRFSEMGCDLWIKVGPVPDETLIVKPIISVKRIIVASPQLITSKDQTPDTLADLPFAALSPFEGGHIPLTDKAGSKQSFRPSVSFTTNNIFAVHRAILSGQVTAVMPEWLVREDLIEGRLLNTLPDWRAPDLPVNIAYAPANRQTVRLKKFVEEITSSLEALV, via the coding sequence ATGAGTAGAAGCTTGGACCGACTGACGCTGCTGGAGACTTTTATCCGCATTGCCGAACGAGGCTCTATCAGCGCGGCTGCCCGAGATTTGGGGCTCTCCCAAGCATCCGCCAGTCGACAATTATCTGATTTGGAGGATCGGCTGGGTGTACAATTGATCACCCGAACCACGCATAGTCTGGCGCTAACATCGGCTGGCAAAGCATGCCTGGAAAAAGCAAGGGACCACCTGACAAGCTGGTCTCTACTTGTCGAAACCTTTGCGAACGAAGCCCATGTGATGCAAGGTTCTCTTCGCGTTGTTGCTCCGGTTGCGCTGGGGCAAAAGCTGTTGGCAGATACTGCTGCGTCTTTTCAGGCGAGCTTTCCGGATGTCCGGATCGACTGGATATTGGAAGATGAGAATATAAGATTTTCTGAAATGGGCTGCGATCTTTGGATCAAGGTCGGGCCCGTACCGGATGAAACGCTGATCGTGAAACCGATAATTTCTGTAAAGCGGATCATTGTAGCTTCGCCACAGTTAATCACGAGCAAGGATCAAACTCCCGATACGCTAGCTGACCTGCCGTTTGCCGCTTTGTCACCGTTTGAAGGAGGGCATATTCCTTTGACGGACAAAGCAGGATCGAAGCAATCTTTCCGGCCTTCGGTTTCCTTCACAACAAATAATATATTTGCTGTTCATCGAGCCATCCTCTCTGGCCAAGTTACTGCGGTAATGCCAGAATGGCTTGTACGTGAGGATCTGATCGAAGGTCGCCTTTTGAACACTCTACCGGACTGGCGTGCTCCAGATTTGCCAGTCAATATTGCCTACGCACCTGCGAACCGACAAACCGTGAGACTCAAGAAGTTTGTGGAGGAAATAACATCTTCACTGGAGGCGCTAGTCTGA
- a CDS encoding aldo/keto reductase has product MTNSTLLSFDIEGQSTVNRLGYGAMRLTGQPGNFGPYEDWDAGLSLLRYAANSGVNFFDSARSYGPLTADQIVGEALEGSNAFIATKGGVDKPAPNQITVDGSRDTLLREIDQALVNLRRDQIDLFQLHRIDPNIKVEQSVTALAEAKADGRIKHIGLSNVTREQLDRALAVAPIASVQNRFNMTETLQDDLVDYTADKGIAFIPYGPLGANPMQQGAALEPRTALAWLLKRSPNIIVIPGTTSIDHLKQNISALELI; this is encoded by the coding sequence ATGACTAACTCGACATTACTTAGTTTTGATATTGAAGGACAATCGACCGTCAATCGCCTAGGTTACGGCGCTATGCGCCTGACAGGTCAGCCCGGTAACTTCGGGCCTTATGAGGATTGGGACGCTGGACTATCATTGCTGCGCTATGCTGCCAATTCAGGTGTGAATTTTTTCGATAGCGCGCGTTCCTATGGGCCTTTAACGGCGGATCAGATAGTTGGTGAAGCACTGGAGGGAAGCAATGCCTTTATCGCAACTAAGGGCGGTGTCGACAAACCTGCACCGAACCAGATCACGGTAGATGGGTCGCGAGACACGTTGTTGAGAGAAATCGATCAAGCTTTGGTCAACCTGCGCAGAGACCAAATCGATTTATTTCAACTCCATCGTATTGATCCCAACATAAAAGTGGAACAGTCGGTGACAGCTTTAGCAGAAGCCAAAGCAGATGGGCGCATCAAGCATATTGGACTTTCGAACGTAACGCGCGAGCAATTGGACCGTGCGCTGGCGGTCGCTCCAATAGCCAGTGTTCAGAACCGTTTCAATATGACCGAGACCCTGCAAGACGATTTGGTCGATTACACCGCCGACAAGGGTATCGCCTTCATACCCTACGGGCCGCTTGGAGCCAATCCTATGCAGCAAGGCGCAGCGCTGGAACCTCGCACGGCATTGGCTTGGCTGCTCAAACGCTCTCCAAATATAATCGTCATTCCGGGGACAACGTCGATTGACCATCTAAAGCAAAATATTAGCGCGCTGGAGCTGATATGA